One window of the Podospora pseudocomata strain CBS 415.72m chromosome 7, whole genome shotgun sequence genome contains the following:
- a CDS encoding hypothetical protein (EggNog:ENOG503NVWN; COG:S) → MNRLRLPSRLKIARPSLKSHPSKLALRTKKVPPGFPSYIGVITRHHIPKLLSDGTSVWFPYPGRSPRGHTLRAVLNIPRELNPTITTINKAVAPEKNQGNAQTMTSYTQVVTTPTADTPGACVLLHFDRRRYLFGRMAEGTQRAMVQRKVAMAKIHNIFVTGTVDWSTTGGLPGLMLTLADVVAGAKAARADELAVREAKGLKSKDRDIDDDLHIYGGRNLVHSLATTRRFIFRKGIPLSLNEIRTDSPSQRNDRAIPDFEDDLVRIWHLPITSNSSASRPGSRKRKHSDLEEGEEEAETAVTEQAELSDAEAQHIRQAAVAGMFSSTWSLDTLHEVNLRDADPLAKIFFRSEGGMIEEYKGPRPGNTEKLPDIRVLIRSPWPAAKIETLPITKPSNESLCYIAKCHPRRGKFKPEEANKLGVSKFDFKKLIDGETITLENGTVVTPDMVMEPTVAGRGLAVIDIPAEDMVNSFLARPEWSDSALMSGIDVMYWISSEHFSAYRDERLVEFMKKFPSVQHVLLGQDVCPNTLALQDPADKTLKLNFIDPDRFPLLKFDSRPLAPVDAGDVGAAGARINLHPKPGPSSEFLVSPIDPIGTLKALVGQHREVVEMAREASKKIADPAFLVEVEESQKDIPNRDTEIIPLGTGSALPSKYRNVSATLIRVPGHGSYLFDCGENTLGQLRRLYGNEGTDEVLKDLRAIYISHLHADHHFGTASMMARWNKVTAGTDALLGVIATGGFHSWMLEYDGVEPLGLDRVVGIVPYRGGQPNADLGWKFPPTLNQSECNTMQERFPKVEICWVDHCQNATAIVMTFAPSGLKIAYSGDCRPSKKFAELGKGAHLLLHECTFEDGLKGDAVAKKHSTISEALAVGRDMGARRILLTHFSQRYPKLPAPEGEGEKVELGKDTAVLYAFDHMRVKLGEFKQAEEFIPAIKKLLEEEMKEKEGEDGEEGEEGGEEAAKKAEKKKEQERKKAEKQKKKLEHAKAAMEQKKGKGKNRGKVAELVKEGEGGEKPEGTEKPVEKLEVTSSEGDAKSEEVKTQEGVEKLEVKESEDVVMT, encoded by the coding sequence ATGAACCGCTTGCGCCTCCCAAGCCGCCTCAAGATTGCTCGACCATCTTTAAAGAGTCACCCCTCGAAACTTGCTCTACGAACGAAGAAGGTCCCGCCTGGCTTTCCTTCCTACATTGGTGTCATTACCCGACACCACATACCCAAGCTCTTGTCAGACGGCACCTCGGTTTGGTTTCCGTATCCAGGCCGGTCACCAAGAGGACACACGCTCCGAGCTGTGTTGAACATTCCTCGAGAGCTAAACCCGACAATCACGACGATAAACAAGGCCGTCGCCCCAGAAAAGAACCAGGGCAACGCCCAGACGATGACTTCCTACACCCAGGtggtcaccacccccacggCTGACACGCCGGGGGCGTGTGTGCTGCTGCATTTCGACCGGCGCCGTTATCTCTTTGGGCGCATGGCCGAGGGAACACAGAGGGCGATGGTGCAGAGGAAGGTTGCGATGGCGAAGATCCATAATATCTTTGTCACGGGCACGGTCGACTGGAGCACGACGGGAGGGTTGCCGGGCTTGATGTTGACTCTGGCCGACGTTGTGGCAGGAGCAAAGGCTGCCCGTGCCGACGAGCTTGCCGTGCGGGAAGCGAAGGGGTTGAAGTCGAAGGACAGGGATATCGACGACGACCTTCATATCTACGGAGGTAGGAACTTGGTACATTCTCTGGCTACTACCCGACGGTTTATTTTCCGCAAGGGCATTCCCCTTAGTCTGAACGAGATCCGAACCGATTCGCCGTCTCAGAGAAACGACCGTGCCATCCCCGACTTTGAGGATGATCTCGTCCGTATCTGGCACCTACCAATAACCTCGAATTCAAGCGCCAGTCGTCCAGGGTCTAGAAAACGCAAACACAGcgacttggaggagggggaggaagaggccgaAACGGCAGTTACAGAGCAGGCTGAGCTTTCGGATGCGGAGGCTCAGCACATCAGACAGGCTGCCGTTGCGGGCATGTTTTCTTCGACGTGGAGTCTTGATACCCTGCACGAGGTGAACCTGCGCGATGCCGACCCATTGGCCAAGATCTTTTTCCGTTCCGAAGGCGGTATGATCGAGGAGTACAAGGGGCCTCGTCCTGGCAACACTGAAAAGTTGCCAGATATTAGGGTCTTGATCCGTTCGCCATGGCCGGCGGCCAAGATTGAGACGCTCCCCATTACGAAGCCGTCCAACGAGTCGCTGTGTTATATCGCCAAGTGCCACCCACGACGTGGCAAGTTCAAGCCCGAGGAAGCTAACAAGCTTGGTGTTTCGAAGTTTGACTTCAAAAAGTTGATCGATGGAGAAACTATCACGCTCGAGAATGGCACAGTGGTGACTCCTGACATGGTCATGGAGCCTACTGTCGCGGGGCGAGGCCTTGCCGTGATCGACATACCAGCCGAAGACATGGTGAACAGCTTCCTCGCTCGTCCAGAGTGGTCGGATTCAGCGCTTATGAGCGGGATTGACGTGATGTATTGGATCTCGTCGGAGCATTTTAGCGCTTACCGTGATGAGAGGCTCGTTGAGTTCATGAAGAAGTTTCCTTCGGTACAACACGTTCTGCTCGGCCAGGATGTTTGCCCAAACACATTGGCACTGCAAGATCCAGCCGACAAGACGCTCAAGCTGAATTTCATTGACCCCGATCGGTTCCCTCTACTGAAGTTCGACAGCCGGCCGCTTGCCCCTGTGGATGCGGGCGATGTTGGCGCGGCTGGCGCCAGAATCAACTTGCATCCCAAGCCAGGGCCTTCTTCAGAGTTTTTGGTTTCCCCTATCGACCCAATAGGCACCCTCAAGGCATTGGTTGGACAGCACCGCGAGGTGGTAGAGATGGCAAGAGAGGCGAGCAAGAAGATTGCCGACCCGGCCTTCCTTGTCGAAGTTGAGGAATCCCAGAAGGATATCCCCAACCGTGACACAGAGATCATCCCGCTGGGTACCGGCTCTGCCTTGCCGTCCAAGTACCGCAACGTCTCTGCCACGCTCATCCGTGTCCCCGGCCACGGCAGCTACCTGTTCGACTGCGGAGAGAACACACTTGGCCAACTCCGCCGTTTGTATGGTAACGAAGGCACAGACGAGGTCCTCAAAGACCTCCGCGCCATTTACATCAGCCATCTCCACGCCGACCACCACTTTGGCACCGCCAGCATGATGGCCCGCTGGAACAAGGTGACCGCCGGAACCGACGCTTTACTCGGTGTCATCGCCACCGGAGGGTTCCACTCCTGGATGCTCGAGTACGACGGCGTCGAGCCTCTGGGTCTGGACCGCGTAGTCGGCATCGTTCCCTACCGTGGGGGGCAGCCCAACGCCGATTTGGGCTGGAAATTTCCGCCCACCTTGAACCAGTCGGAGTGCAATACCATGCAGGAACGTTTCCCAAAGGTGGAGATCTGTTGGGTAGACCACTGCCAAAATGCCACCGCCATCGTCATGACCTTTGCCCCCTCTGGCCTGAAGATCGCCTACTCTGGAGACTGCCGCCCGTCTAAGAAATTCGCGGAGCTAGGAAAGGGCGCGCATTTGCTGCTGCACGAGTGCACCTTTGAAGACGGGCTCAAAGGGGATGCCGTGGCGAAGAAACATTCCACCATCAGCGAGGCGCtcgcggtggggagggatatGGGCGCGAGAAGGATCTTGCTCACGCATTTTAGCCAGCGGTACCCGAAGCTGCCTGCtcctgagggggagggggagaaggtaGAGTTGGGGAAGGACACGGCGGTGCTGTACGCGTTTGATCATATGAGGGTGAAGCTGGGGGAGTTTAAGCAGGCGGAGGAGTTTATTCCTGCGATTAAgaagttgttggaggaggagatgaaggagaaggagggggaggatggggaagaaggggaggagggtggggaggaggcggcaaagaaggctgagaaaaagaaggagcaggagaggaagaaggcggagaagcagaagaagaagctggagcaTGCCAAGGCTGCGatggagcagaagaaggggaaggggaagaatagggggaaggtggcggagttggtgaaggagggtgagggtggtgagaagccAGAAGGTACAGAGAAGCCTGTGGAGAAACTCGAGGTGACCAGCTCTGAGGGCGACGCAAAGTCAGAGGAAGTCAAAACTCAAGAGGGTGTTGAAAAGCTTGAAGTGAAAGAGTCAGAGGATGTCGTCATGACATAG
- a CDS encoding hypothetical protein (BUSCO:EOG09260OLB; COG:S; EggNog:ENOG503NTW2), which produces MASRHGYNYNYASNPSGYGSGGEAGPPREAGARRKKLAAFAGSVYRAGAAAASEIKEQYNNTRIRNVESMDASQYSIPGSFPDVKIIHKGEEQMVLFPTYAKMHVKGAGRHPPGHVVVQTQPQQQQTRDGQSQGQNQERFWKDEWDKNADDNAVVDVDIRGWIYMPNTGPMTRRNRMVIGLARRLSGIPPPTTSQGGSSAEDHEQMKEEKRIAEEAKRIEKQGREEEEVATRGGYSEGPDRSDSARGPRTAARRTASNSPPPSPPLPARTNTGGPADLTEAELAVANANLMARIGPFMTTPLVQHPITLFFYNDTRSRSRTIQTDDSGHFIVRVFLDFVPTHVRVLASENISATNPIEIIDSTGVSLISDVDDTIKRSNIGMGAREIFRNTFIRDLADLTVPGVTEWYHTMHDLGVQLHYCSNSPWQLFPVLATFFHMAGLPQGSIHLKHYSGMLQGIFEPVAERKKGTLEAILRDFPERRFILVGDSGEADLEVYTDLAVQNPGRVLGIFIRDVTTPDELGFFDSGFKLDSDQRSTLRATRARIEQQSEPRNEEARPQLPPRTSASSAGSRGPVEGTLIDFSDDSTQVSPSQSRRESNQERPRTAVPSSELPLRKAPPPRPAKPDALRSASASDTAASSRDSPASAPNPRVHALSVSSGSRPPITSTASSPAASRDRTTPPPPPPPRRSGTGSSTQSLPQAQHPVKRANASFDGIIHSTSSSQGSLTPPNVPPNNAAAALSKKVDMWLRRLARAHETLDGMGVPLYTWRRGEDVIKEAEGIVKEALKEAHKR; this is translated from the coding sequence GTCATGGTTACAACTATAATTACGCCTCCAACCCTAGCGGCTATGGTAGCGGTGGCGAGGCTGGACCGCCACGGGAGGCTGGTGCCCGGCGTAAGAAATTAGCTGCCTTTGCTGGGAGTGTATATCgcgctggtgctgctgctgcgtcggagatcaaggagcagTACAACAACACCCGGATACGGAATGTGGAGTCTATGGATGCGAGCCAGTACTCTATTCCTGGGTCGTTTCCCGATGTCAAGATCATTCacaagggggaggagcagatgGTTCTTTTTCCTACTTATGCAAAGATGCATGTGAAGGGAGCTGGAAGACACCCGCCTGGTCATGTGGTGGTTCAGACAcaaccgcagcagcagcagactAGGGATGGGCAGTCTCAGGGGCAAAATCAGGAACGGTTTTGGAAGGATGAGTGGGATAAGAATGCCGACGATAACGCGGTCGTGGACGTTGACATCAGGGGTTGGATATATATGCCCAACACGGGACCGATGACCAGAAGAAATCGCATGGTGATTGGtcttgccaggaggctcaGTGGCAttccaccaccgacgacATCGCAGGGAGGTTCGTCAGCCGAGGACCATGAGCAGatgaaagaagagaagagaatcGCAGAAGAGGCAAAGAGGATTGAGAAGCAGGgcagagaggaagaggaggttgcgACAAGAGGGGGCTACAGCGAGGGTCCAGACCGAAGTGACTCGGCCCGGGGGCCACGAACTGCAGCCCGTAGGACAGCCTCGAActccccgccaccatcaccaccattgcCGGCAAGGACGAATACGGGGGGGCCAGCCGACCTGACAGAGGCTGAGCTGGCAGTGGCCAATGCGAACCTCATGGCGCGAATAGGACCGTTCATGACGACGCCTCTTGTCCAGCATCCAATCACACTCTTCTTCTACAACGATACTCGATCGAGATCTCGTACGATACAGACAGATGACTCGGGGCATTTCATTGTCCGTGTGTTTCTGGACTTTGTGCCCACCCATGTTAGGGTACTGGCGAGTGAAAACATCTCAGCGACAAATCCCATCGAGATTATCGATTCTACCGGTGTAAGCTTGATCAGCGATGTGGACGACACAATCAAACGCTCCAATATTGGCATGGGAGCTCGTGAGATCTTCCGTAACACTTTCATTCGAGATTTGGCGGATTTGACTGTTCCTGGAGTCACCGAGTGGTATCATACTATGCACGATCTTGGGGTCCAGTTGCATTACTGCTCCAACAGTCCATGGCAATTGTTTCCGGTACTTGCGACCTTCTTCCACATGGCTGGGCTGCCACAGGGCTCTATACACCTGAAGCACTACAGCGGGATGTTGCAAGGAATTTTTGAACCAGTGGCGGAGAGGAAAAAGGGGACACTCGAGGCTATCTTGCGAGACTTTCCTGAAAGGAGGTTCATCCTAGTAGGCGACAGCGGTGAGGCTGATCTCGAGGTCTATACCGACCTTGCAGTCCAGAATCCTGGGCGCGTGCTGGGTATCTTCATTCGCGATGTCACTACCCCTGACGAGCTTGGCTTTTTTGACTCTGGGTTCAAGCTTGACAGTGACCAGCGGAGTACACTAAGGGCTACTCGAGCGAGGATTGAACAGCAAAGTGAGCCCAGAAATGAGGAAGCACGGCCGCAACTGCCTCCCCGAACGTCAGCCTCATCTGCGGGATCTAGAGGGCCTGTGGAAGGGACCTTGATCGACTTCTCCGATGACTCAACTCAGGTCAGCCCTAGCCAAAGCCGCAGAGAAAGTAACCAGGAGAGGCCGAGAACGGCGGTGCCTTCATCAGAACTTCCCCTCCGTaaggcaccaccacctcggcctGCCAAACCTGATGCTTTGAGGAGCGCCTCGGCATCAGACACAGCTGCTAGCTCGCGGGACAGCCCTGCTTCTGCACCCAACCCCCGTGTTCACGCATTATCTGTGTCGAGCGGCTCTCGACCACCAATCACCAGTACCGCTAGTTCTCCTGCTGCTAGCCGCGATAGaacgacaccaccgccacctcccccacctaGGCGAAGTGGGACGGGATCGAGTACGCAGAGTCTGCCGCAAGCGCAACATCCAGTGAAGCGAGCCAACGCCAGTTTTGATGGAATTATTCACTCTACTTCCTCTAGCCAAGGGTCACTGACGCCCCCGAATGTTCCACCAAACAATGCGGCAGCTGCTTTGAGCAAGAAGGTGGACATGTGGCTAAGGCGGTTGGCACGAGCTCATGAGACactggatgggatgggagtgCCGCTGTACACGTGGAGAAGAGGCGAGGATGTAatcaaggaggcggagggtaTTGTGAAGGAGGCGCTGAAGGAGGCCCATAAAAGATAA